The proteins below come from a single Kryptolebias marmoratus isolate JLee-2015 linkage group LG12, ASM164957v2, whole genome shotgun sequence genomic window:
- the LOC108229385 gene encoding myosin heavy chain, fast skeletal muscle translates to MSTDAEMEQYGPAAIYLRKPEKERIEAQNTPFDAKTAYFVADPDDLYVRCKLIKKEGGKATVETDGGKTVTVKEDDIHARNPPKFDKIEDMAMMTHLNEPCVLFNLKDRFASWMIYTYSGLFCVVVNPYKWLPVYDAVVVAAYRGKKRIEAPPHIFSISDNAYQFMLTDRENQSVLITGESGAGKTVNTKRVIQYFATIAALGAKKEANPSKMQGSLEDQIVAANPLLEAYGNAKTVRNDNSSRFGKFIRIHFGTSGKLSSADIETYLLEKSRVTFQLSAERSYHIFYQLMTAHKPELIELLLITTNPYDFPMISQGEITVKSIDDVEEFIATDTAIDILGFTADEKINIYKLTGAVMHHGNMKFKQKQREEQAEPDGTEVADKIAYLLGLNSADMLKCLCYPRVKVGNEMVTKGQTVPQVNNAVSALCKSIYEKMFLWMVIRINEMLDTKQSRAFFIGVLDIAGFEIFDFNSLEQLCINFTNEKLQQFFNQHMFVLEQEEYKKEGIEWEFIDFGMDLAACIELIEKPMGIFSILEEECMFPKASDTTFKNKLVDQHLGKTKAFEKPKPGKGKAEAHFSLVHYAGTVDYNITGWLDKNKDPLNDSVVQLYQKSGNKLLCFLYASHGAAEAESGGGKKGGKKKGGSFQTVSALFRENLAKLMTNLRSTHPHFVRCLIPNETKTPALLDNFLVIHQLRCNGVLEGIRICRKGFPSRILYGDFKQR, encoded by the exons ATGAGCACAGACGCTGAGATGGAGCAGTATGGCCCGGCGGCCATTTACCTCCGGAAGCCAGAAAAGGAGAGGATTGAGGCTCAAAACACCCCATTTGATGCCAAAACCGCCTACTTTGTGGCTGATCCTGACGACTTGTATGTCAGGTGTAAACTCATCAAGAAGGAGGGTGGCAAAGCCACTGTTGAGACAGATGGAGGGAAG ACCGTTACTGTAAAAGAGGATGACATCCATGCAAGGAACCCTCCAAAGTTTGACAAAATTGAGGACATGGCCATGATGACCCACCTCAACGAGCCTTGTGTGTTGTTTAACCTTAAAGATCGTTTTGCATCATGGATGATCTAT ACCTACTCTGGGTTGTTCTGCGTGGTCGTGAATCCCTACAAGTGGCTTCCCGTGTATGATGCTGTTGTTGTAGCAGCATACAGAGGCAAGAAGAGGATTGAGGCTCCACCCCACATCTTCTCCATCTCTGACAATGCCTATCAGTTCATGCTCACTG ATCGTGAGAACCAGTCTGTCCTGATTAC TGGAGAATCTGGTGCCGGAAAGACTGTCAACACCAAGCGTGTCATCCAGTACTTTGCAACAATTGCAGCTCTTGGTGCCAAAAAAGAGGCAAACCCTAGCAAAATGCAG GGCTCCCTTGAGGACCAGATTGTTGCTGCCAACCCTCTGCTAGAGGCCTATGGTAATGCCAAGACTGTGAGGAATGATAATTCTTCTCGTTTT GGTAAATTCATCAGGATCCACTTTGGTACCTCTGGAAAGCTTTCTTCAGCTGATATTGAAACTT ATCTGCTGGAGAAGTCCCGTGTCACCTTCCAGTTGTCTGCTGAGAGGAGCTACCATATCTTCTATCAGCTGATGACAGCCCACAAGCCTGAGCTCATTG AGCTTCTTCTGATTACCACCAACCCCTATGACTTCCCAATGATCAGCCAGGGTGAAATCACTGTCAAGAGCATTGATGATGTGGAAGAGTTCATTGCAACagat ACTGCAATTGACATCTTGGGCTTCACTGCTGATGAGAAAATCAACATCTACAAGCTGACTGGTGCTGTGATGCATCATGGCAACATGAAATTCAAGCAGAAGCAGCGTGAGGAGCAGGCTGAACCTGATGGCACTGAGG TGGCTGATAAAATCGCCTACCTTTTGGGCCTGAACTCAGCTGATATGCTGAAATGTCTATGCTACCCAAGAGTCAAAGTCGGAAATGAGATGGTCACCAAAGGTCAGACTGTCCCACAG GTCAACAATGCTGTGTCAGCTCTGTGCAAGTCTATCTATGAGAAAATGTTCTTGTGGATGGTCATCCGTATCAATGAGATGTTGGACACTAAACAATCAAGAGCCTTCTTCATTGGAGTGTTGGACATTGCTGGATTTGAGATCTTTGAT TTCAACAGCTTGGAGCAGCTCTGCATTAACTTCACCAATGAGAAACTGCAACAGTTCTTCAACCAGCACATGTTTGTCCTGGAGCAAGAGGAGTACAAGAAGGAGGGCATTGAATGGGAGTTCATTGACTTTGGTATGGACTTGGCTGCCTGCATTGAGCTTATTGAGAAG CCAATGGGCATCTTCTCCATCCTTGAAGAGGAGTGCATGTTCCCCAAGGCCTCTGATACAACTTTCAAGAACAAGCTGGTTGATCAGCATCTTGGCAAGACCAAGGCCTTTGAGAAGCCAAAGCCTGGAAAGGGCAAGGCTGAGGCTCACTTCTCCCTGGTTCACTATGCTGGTACAGTGGACTACAACATCACTGGCTGGCTGGACAAGAACAAGGACCCACTGAATGACTCAGTTGTTCAGCTCTACCAGAAGTCTGGAAACAAACTGCTGTGCTTCCTCTATGCATCCCATGGTGCAGCTGAgg ccGAGTCCGGTGGTGGAAAGAAGGGTGGTAAGAAGAAGGGTGGTTCCTTCCAGACTGTGTCTGCTCTTTTCAGG GAGAACTTGGCCAAACTGATGACCAACTTGAGGAGCACTCATCCTCACTTTGTGCGTTGCCTGATTCCCAACGAAACAAAGACCCCAG ccctgcTGGATAACTTCTTGGTCATTCATCAACTGAGGTGTAATGGTGTGCTGGAGGGCATCAGAATTTGCAGAAAGGGATTCCCCAGCAGAATCCTCTATGGTGACTTCAAGCAGAggtga
- the LOC119617527 gene encoding myosin heavy chain, fast skeletal muscle-like: MNVKNWPWLKLYFKIKPLLKSAETEKELQQMKENYDKMKSDLATALAKKKELEEKMVSLLQEKNDLQLQVSAEVENLSDAEERCEGLIKSKIQLEAKLKETTERLEDEEEINAELTAKKRKLEDECSELKKDIDDLELTLAKVEKEKHATENKVHSRHMHKCDY, translated from the exons ATGAATGTGAAGAACTGGCCATGGCTGAAACTGTACTTCAAGATCAAGCCTCTTCTGAAGAGTGCTGAGACtgagaaggagctgcagcagatgaaGGAGAACTATGACAAGATGAAATCAGATCTGGCTACTGCTCTGGCCAAGAAGAAGGAATTGGAGGAGAAAATGGTTTCCCTGTTGCAGGAGAAGAATGACTTGCAGCTCCAAGTGTCTGCT GAAGTTGAGAATCTCTCAGATGCTGAGGAAAGGTGTGAAGGGCTCATCAAGAGCAAGATCCAGCTTGAGGCCAAACTCaaagaaacaactgaaagaCTTGAGGATGAAGAGGAAATCAATGCTGAGTTGACTGCCAAGAAGAGGAAGCTGGAGGATGAATGCTCTGAGCTGAAGAAGGACATTGATGACTTAGAGCTCACTTTGGCCAAAGTGGAGAAGGAGAAACATGCCACTGAAAACAAGGTTCATAGTAGACACATGCACAAGTGTGACTAC